The following proteins are co-located in the Pseudomonas sp. ATCC 13867 genome:
- a CDS encoding M15 family metallopeptidase has protein sequence MTDLLAPILPQPDPDWAEAFRVPIIECDQPLQALGIATGFAVWPAYHRLGVPNAQPECYARTEVFERLLHAASLLPDGIRLVILDAWRPFAVQQHLYDTLYDILRQHEPNTDPAELTRRTREFVAPPSTRAESPSPHLTGGAIDLTLCDRDGRWLDMGSLFDEATPRSYTRHYEEIAQPDEAQQRVRDNRRILFNAMLAAGFSNLSSEWWHYDYGDQLWAAHLGKPHAIYGPAQVLSLEQLWRQQLEGLRH, from the coding sequence ATGACCGACCTGCTCGCGCCGATCCTGCCGCAACCCGATCCGGACTGGGCCGAAGCCTTCCGCGTGCCGATCATCGAATGCGACCAGCCGCTGCAGGCCCTGGGCATCGCCACCGGCTTCGCGGTGTGGCCGGCCTATCACCGCCTGGGCGTGCCCAATGCGCAGCCGGAATGCTATGCGCGCACGGAAGTCTTCGAGCGCCTGCTGCACGCCGCGAGCCTGCTGCCCGACGGCATCCGCCTGGTGATCCTCGACGCTTGGCGGCCCTTCGCGGTGCAGCAGCACCTGTACGACACGCTCTACGACATCCTCCGCCAGCACGAGCCGAACACCGACCCGGCCGAGCTGACCCGCCGCACCCGCGAGTTCGTCGCGCCGCCCAGCACCCGCGCCGAGTCGCCCAGCCCGCACCTCACCGGCGGCGCCATCGACCTGACCCTGTGCGACCGCGACGGCCGCTGGCTGGACATGGGCAGCCTGTTCGACGAGGCGACGCCGCGCTCCTATACCCGCCATTACGAAGAAATCGCCCAGCCGGACGAAGCCCAGCAACGCGTGCGCGACAACCGCCGGATACTGTTCAACGCCATGCTGGCGGCAGGCTTCAGCAACCTCTCCAGCGAGTGGTGGCATTACGACTACGGCGACCAGCTGTGGGCCGCGCACCTGGGCAAACCCCACGCCATCTATGGGCCGGCGCAGGTGCTGTCGCTGGAGCAGCTGTGGCGCCAGCAGCTCGAAGGCCTGCGCCACTAA